One Desulfobulbus propionicus DSM 2032 DNA segment encodes these proteins:
- a CDS encoding DUF3631 domain-containing protein, producing MEVVFSCLSRLAGGKLWHLKYRFGGSEKLLVLGAYPQTSLTKARQKRDEAKLLLAVRTVGENFTPAKFNTWGAKALAGIGHAADTIMDRSVVLELRRKLPHEEVDRLRYAGPDLFSTLQEKLTRFANDYSEQVRRTRPPLPSCLNDRAQDNWEPLLAIAMVAGGQWLEIGTRAAVKLSGGGNPVETIGIELLADIKEIFEMNERDRISTADLIRALCDNDEKAWATYNRGNPISPRQLANKLKGYGITSTTLRFRHTGLAKGYERKQFEEAFSRYIPMEYRVLSVTA from the coding sequence ATGGAGGTGGTCTTTTCCTGCTTATCACGCCTTGCCGGTGGCAAACTTTGGCACCTGAAATACCGTTTTGGGGGTAGCGAGAAACTACTTGTCCTAGGCGCCTACCCCCAAACCAGCCTTACAAAGGCACGCCAAAAGCGTGATGAGGCCAAATTGCTGCTTGCTGTCCGCACCGTGGGCGAAAACTTCACCCCGGCCAAGTTCAACACCTGGGGCGCAAAGGCCTTGGCCGGGATTGGCCATGCTGCCGACACCATCATGGACCGGTCGGTGGTTCTGGAGCTGCGCCGCAAGTTACCCCACGAGGAGGTGGACCGGCTCAGGTATGCCGGGCCTGATCTGTTCAGCACCCTGCAAGAGAAACTAACCCGATTCGCTAACGACTACAGCGAGCAGGTTCGGCGCACGCGACCACCTTTGCCGTCATGCCTGAACGATCGTGCCCAGGACAATTGGGAACCGCTGCTGGCAATTGCCATGGTTGCCGGTGGCCAGTGGTTGGAAATCGGCACCAGGGCGGCCGTTAAACTGTCCGGCGGCGGAAACCCGGTTGAAACTATCGGCATCGAGCTATTGGCCGATATCAAGGAAATCTTCGAAATGAATGAGAGGGACAGAATCAGCACCGCCGATCTGATTAGAGCCTTGTGTGATAACGATGAGAAGGCCTGGGCGACCTACAACCGGGGAAATCCAATCTCTCCACGGCAGCTGGCCAACAAGCTGAAAGGGTATGGCATCACCAGCACCACACTGCGGTTTCGGCATACGGGATTGGCCAAGGGGTATGAAAGAAAACAATTCGAGGAGGCCTTTTCCCGGTATATACCCATGGAATATCGTGTTTTATCCGTAACAGCGTAA
- a CDS encoding type II toxin-antitoxin system HicB family antitoxin, with translation MLEHDHYTYRVTWSEEDQEHVGLCAEFPSLSWLDSTPEGALKGIRQVVADVAADMAQNGEKIPAPLATKKFSGKFQVRVTADTHRALAIKAAERNVSLNRLVSESLAAAC, from the coding sequence ATGCTAGAACACGATCACTACACATACCGGGTAACGTGGTCTGAAGAAGATCAAGAACATGTGGGGCTGTGCGCTGAGTTTCCAAGCCTGAGCTGGCTTGACTCAACCCCAGAAGGGGCTTTGAAAGGGATTCGACAGGTAGTTGCCGACGTTGCAGCGGATATGGCCCAAAATGGCGAGAAGATCCCCGCACCGCTGGCCACAAAAAAATTCAGCGGCAAGTTCCAGGTTCGGGTAACTGCCGACACGCACCGGGCACTTGCGATCAAAGCGGCGGAAAGAAATGTGAGCCTGAACCGCTTGGTAAGCGAAAGCCTAGCAGCGGCTTGTTAA
- a CDS encoding toxin HicA gives MDRIDQLVQSIRNNHTNVKFSDLCKVCEYYFGEARQMGTSHRIYKTPWIGDPRVNIQDSKGMAKVYQVRQVLKAIDKLNKQEK, from the coding sequence ATGGATAGAATAGACCAACTTGTTCAAAGTATTCGGAACAACCACACCAACGTCAAATTCTCGGATTTGTGCAAGGTGTGTGAGTATTATTTCGGAGAAGCCCGGCAAATGGGGACAAGTCACCGGATATACAAAACGCCTTGGATCGGGGACCCCCGCGTGAACATTCAAGACAGTAAGGGCATGGCCAAAGTCTACCAAGTGCGGCAAGTGTTGAAAGCCATCGACAAGTTGAACAAGCAGGAGAAATAA
- a CDS encoding PAS domain S-box protein has product MLQRHIHPDDAARVHYTFATALHHCAVYELEHRIVRPDGQVRWVHNRAYPYCNGKEKPVRYIGATLDITERKQAQQALQASDERFNLAVQAAQEGVWDWNLETDEVWYSPRYKEMLGYAEEEIEHHLSSWLRLLHPDDREPCLQHVDAVKQGEREYEMEFRLRHKDGRYLAILSRGLPLKRASDGKVVRIVGTHLDLTARKRADAALRLSEERLRLALDAARMGAFHWNITTGEVVWTGSYRQVAGISSDMPANYANWLNSLFPEDRESADQQVREAMEKRKDLDLEYRILWPDGSLRWISARGRFSHDRHGAPLRLEGVITDLTERKQMEERLHKSEQRFRALTLASSDVVYCMSPDWREMKLLYGKDFIADTDSPSRHWLERYIRPQDQDHVLAVIDQAIRTKSTFTLEHQVLQTDGSPGWTSSRAIPLLDEQGNIVEWFGAASNITVRKQAELAAKLLANNLQQQVAEGTIELEQAVKALQASEHRYRSVVEDQTEMIARFKPDDHAYTFVNEVFCRFFGQTEQELIGRAWYPEAVAEDIPMIHAALQELSPANPVVTIESRVYDAAGTVRWVQVINRGIFDAAGQLVEIQGVGRDITERKQLEEQLRKSEEKFRSLVETTSECIWETDAQGRFTYLSPRFADMTGYAPEEYIGEKCIALLPAHEREGIGRQVLTTIANQQPFRSLQHAVHHRHGQQLTVNVSAVPVFNGNGECLGFRGVTRDVSEQKLLTDALVASEERFRCLFEKHSAIMLLVDGSTGCIQDVNVAASRFYGYSRENMQGMSLLQIVCMTPDALADTLYKVNKEHLRQLVLQHRLADGTLRTVEVNATPIPYDDKTVNFAIIHDITRRMEIEKEREQYFRLFATSSDLMCIADLKQGCFKKINPAGIELLGYSESELLERPYMDFVHAEDRQRTLDAAARQMREGVILDFENRYLRKNGTICWLSWRGYVDKEEKLTYATARDMTAYKRLVETLAAREEHFRKLFEQHSSIMVLVDPANGAILDANEAAAQFYGYSREELRSMNINQVNMLPQEQIDELMQQLRAQTIKQMIVPHRLASGGIRTVEVHATPIVYQDQQLNFSIVHDITERLLGEKRLQKAEAYARKLIEVNLDPLVTIDAGGRIRDVNAASSQATGYSREEMIGTDFSAYFTEPDKAQASYRQAFQTGMVRDFPLEIRHRDGHVTPVLYNATVLTDEEHKVTGVFAAARDISRLKQAEEQLRVLNAELERKVEERTHELQESQKQVLHAEKLSAIGMLSASIAHEFNNPLQGIMTVLKGLKKWVTLEDEERELVDAAIGESERMKHLIRSLQEFNRPSSGRKTLMNIHQALDSLLLLQTNVFTKKQIRVERDYADDLPAIEAVPDQIKQVFLNLLTNACDACGRRNGVVAIRTWREGDKVAVAVKDSGGGIAPENLDRIFQPFFSTKEAVKGTGLGLSVSHGIVHAHGGEIRVESRLGKGATFTVVLPIHGAKRTSHHNETKTDERPAG; this is encoded by the coding sequence ATGCTCCAACGGCATATCCATCCCGACGATGCGGCTCGGGTCCATTACACCTTTGCCACGGCATTGCACCATTGTGCCGTGTACGAACTCGAACACAGGATCGTGCGTCCCGATGGGCAGGTACGGTGGGTGCACAACAGGGCGTATCCCTATTGCAATGGAAAGGAAAAACCGGTGCGCTACATCGGCGCCACCCTGGACATCACCGAGCGAAAACAGGCCCAACAAGCCCTGCAAGCCAGCGACGAACGGTTCAATCTTGCCGTTCAGGCAGCACAGGAAGGCGTGTGGGACTGGAACCTGGAAACAGACGAGGTCTGGTATTCGCCTCGCTACAAGGAGATGCTCGGGTATGCCGAGGAGGAGATCGAGCATCACCTTAGCAGTTGGTTGCGGCTGCTGCATCCCGACGACCGGGAACCGTGTCTCCAGCATGTTGATGCGGTCAAACAGGGCGAGCGGGAATACGAAATGGAGTTCCGCCTCAGACACAAGGACGGCCGCTACCTTGCCATCCTGTCACGCGGCTTGCCGCTCAAGCGCGCGTCGGATGGCAAGGTGGTCCGGATCGTGGGAACCCATCTTGACCTTACCGCGCGTAAACGCGCCGATGCAGCACTGCGTCTGAGCGAAGAACGGCTGCGTCTGGCGCTCGATGCCGCCCGGATGGGCGCCTTTCATTGGAATATCACCACGGGGGAAGTTGTCTGGACCGGTTCGTATCGCCAAGTTGCAGGGATTTCATCCGATATGCCGGCAAATTATGCTAATTGGCTGAACTCACTGTTCCCCGAGGACCGCGAGAGCGCCGACCAGCAAGTGCGCGAGGCCATGGAGAAGCGGAAGGATCTCGATCTCGAGTACCGCATCCTCTGGCCGGACGGCTCCCTGCGGTGGATTTCGGCGCGGGGGCGATTCAGTCATGACCGGCACGGCGCTCCACTGCGTTTGGAAGGCGTCATCACCGACCTCACTGAACGCAAACAGATGGAAGAGCGTCTGCACAAGAGCGAGCAACGCTTTCGGGCATTGACCTTGGCCAGCTCGGACGTCGTGTACTGTATGAGTCCCGATTGGCGGGAAATGAAGTTGCTGTACGGCAAAGATTTCATTGCCGATACGGACTCTCCCAGTCGGCATTGGCTTGAACGGTATATCCGTCCGCAAGACCAGGACCATGTCCTTGCCGTCATCGATCAGGCGATCCGCACCAAAAGCACTTTTACCCTGGAACATCAGGTCTTGCAGACAGATGGAAGTCCGGGATGGACCTCTTCAAGAGCCATTCCCCTGCTCGACGAACAGGGAAATATTGTTGAGTGGTTTGGCGCCGCCAGCAATATCACCGTTCGCAAGCAAGCGGAGCTAGCCGCAAAACTGCTCGCCAACAACCTGCAGCAACAAGTGGCGGAGGGGACCATCGAACTGGAACAGGCGGTGAAAGCGCTGCAGGCCAGCGAACACCGCTACCGATCCGTGGTGGAAGATCAGACGGAGATGATCGCCCGCTTCAAGCCCGATGACCATGCCTATACCTTTGTCAATGAAGTGTTTTGCCGATTTTTTGGCCAAACAGAACAGGAGTTGATCGGCAGGGCTTGGTATCCCGAGGCGGTCGCCGAAGACATTCCCATGATCCATGCCGCACTCCAGGAGCTTTCCCCGGCCAACCCCGTGGTCACCATCGAAAGCCGCGTTTATGATGCGGCGGGAACTGTTCGCTGGGTACAGGTCATCAATCGCGGCATCTTTGATGCGGCAGGACAACTGGTCGAGATTCAGGGAGTGGGGCGGGATATTACCGAACGCAAACAGCTGGAGGAGCAACTCCGGAAAAGCGAGGAGAAATTTCGCTCGTTGGTGGAAACCACCAGCGAATGCATCTGGGAAACGGATGCTCAAGGACGTTTCACGTACTTGAGCCCGCGATTTGCGGACATGACTGGTTACGCTCCCGAAGAATACATCGGCGAGAAGTGCATTGCCCTGCTTCCCGCGCATGAACGAGAAGGCATCGGGCGGCAGGTACTGACCACTATCGCCAACCAGCAGCCATTCAGATCGCTTCAACATGCGGTTCATCATCGGCACGGACAGCAGCTGACGGTGAATGTCAGCGCGGTCCCTGTCTTCAATGGCAATGGCGAGTGTCTTGGCTTTCGTGGCGTGACCCGTGATGTCAGTGAACAGAAACTGTTGACCGATGCACTCGTCGCCAGCGAAGAACGGTTTCGTTGCCTGTTCGAAAAACACAGCGCCATCATGCTCCTGGTCGATGGCTCGACCGGCTGCATCCAGGATGTCAATGTTGCCGCCAGCCGCTTCTACGGCTACTCCAGGGAAAACATGCAGGGGATGAGCCTGCTGCAGATCGTCTGCATGACCCCCGATGCGCTCGCCGACACTCTATACAAGGTGAACAAGGAGCACCTGCGACAATTAGTCCTTCAGCATCGTTTGGCCGACGGAACACTCCGCACGGTGGAAGTCAACGCGACACCGATTCCATACGATGACAAAACGGTCAATTTCGCCATCATTCATGACATTACCCGGCGCATGGAGATCGAGAAGGAGCGGGAACAGTATTTCAGACTGTTCGCCACCTCCTCCGACCTGATGTGCATTGCCGACCTGAAGCAGGGTTGTTTCAAGAAAATCAACCCGGCCGGCATCGAGCTGCTTGGGTACTCGGAATCCGAACTGCTCGAACGACCCTACATGGACTTTGTCCACGCCGAAGACCGGCAGCGGACACTGGATGCGGCTGCCCGGCAGATGCGGGAAGGCGTGATCCTCGATTTCGAAAACCGCTACCTGCGAAAGAACGGAACGATCTGTTGGCTCTCGTGGCGTGGTTATGTCGACAAGGAGGAAAAACTCACCTATGCAACCGCCAGAGACATGACCGCATACAAACGGCTGGTCGAAACCCTGGCTGCCAGAGAAGAGCATTTCCGCAAACTGTTTGAACAGCATAGCTCGATCATGGTTCTGGTCGATCCTGCAAACGGTGCCATTTTAGACGCGAACGAGGCCGCCGCCCAATTCTACGGCTACTCCCGGGAAGAACTGCGGTCCATGAACATCAACCAGGTCAACATGCTCCCGCAAGAACAGATCGATGAGCTGATGCAGCAGTTGCGGGCACAGACGATCAAGCAAATGATCGTCCCTCACCGTTTGGCCAGTGGAGGGATCCGGACCGTTGAAGTCCATGCAACGCCCATCGTCTATCAGGATCAACAACTCAATTTTTCCATCGTCCATGACATCACCGAACGTCTCCTCGGCGAAAAACGGCTGCAGAAAGCGGAGGCCTATGCCCGAAAGCTGATCGAGGTCAACCTCGATCCCCTGGTGACCATCGACGCCGGAGGCAGGATCAGGGATGTGAATGCGGCGAGCAGCCAGGCAACCGGCTATTCCCGGGAGGAAATGATCGGCACGGATTTCAGCGCCTACTTCACCGAACCCGACAAGGCACAGGCCAGCTATCGGCAGGCATTTCAAACGGGCATGGTGCGGGACTTCCCCCTGGAAATCCGACACCGCGACGGCCATGTGACTCCGGTTCTCTACAATGCCACGGTGCTGACGGACGAGGAGCATAAGGTCACCGGGGTCTTTGCGGCGGCTCGCGACATCTCTCGATTGAAACAAGCCGAAGAGCAGCTCAGGGTACTGAACGCTGAGCTGGAGCGAAAGGTCGAAGAGCGCACCCATGAACTGCAGGAATCGCAAAAGCAGGTGCTGCATGCGGAAAAGCTCTCCGCCATCGGCATGCTTTCCGCTTCCATTGCCCATGAATTCAACAACCCGCTCCAGGGCATCATGACGGTCCTCAAAGGGTTGAAAAAATGGGTAACGCTTGAGGATGAGGAGAGAGAATTGGTGGATGCCGCCATCGGTGAAAGCGAACGCATGAAACATTTGATCCGCAGCCTACAGGAATTCAATCGTCCTTCTTCGGGACGAAAAACGCTAATGAACATCCATCAGGCCCTCGACTCTCTCCTTCTGCTGCAAACAAATGTATTCACTAAAAAACAGATCCGGGTCGAACGTGACTACGCGGACGACCTGCCGGCAATCGAGGCTGTCCCCGACCAAATCAAGCAAGTCTTCCTCAACCTGTTAACCAATGCCTGCGATGCCTGCGGTCGCCGCAACGGGGTCGTTGCGATCAGAACCTGGCGGGAGGGGGACAAGGTGGCGGTGGCGGTCAAGGATAGCGGCGGAGGGATTGCGCCCGAAAACCTGGATCGAATTTTTCAACCGTTCTTCTCCACCAAGGAGGCGGTCAAGGGGACAGGGCTGGGGTTATCGGTGAGTCATGGCATCGTGCACGCGCACGGAGGCGAAATTCGCGTCGAGAGTCGTCTGGGAAAAGGGGCAACGTTCACCGTCGTGCTTCCAATTCACGGGGCAAAGCGAACGTCTCACCACAATGAAACCAAAACCGACGAGCGCCCGGCCGGATAA